Genomic window (Anopheles cruzii unplaced genomic scaffold, idAnoCruzAS_RS32_06 scaffold04155_ctg1, whole genome shotgun sequence):
TTTGTTGATAGGCCGCGCCGACTGAAATTGAGTGAACTGTTAACAACTAACACGAACGTTGGACTCAAATGGACGAGCATTCCGTTAACAAGAGGATTTGTCATACGGAAATGATGAAcgggtttatttatttgttcgttCTGTCCGCAAATAAATCCGTCGTTTCGTCTCGGTCTAGTCCGAAAACGTGAGCATTTCGTGTCGTCGCCGAATGATGATAGATTCAATCCAATCGATGTGCGGCGTAACGTCCGTCATAACTAAGTTTGATCCACAATCCTTACTGAGCGATGATACCACGCCGTAGATGTAATTGGGATCCTCTTCGATTTTTCTAACATTGGTCACTGCTGCTCCATAGTCCATCTGGAACAACACAAAACGTTCACATAAACGATGTCCTCAAGACGGTTTGTAACTCGGAAAAGCTCACCGAACAAACTCCCGGTGCCATGTTGACTTCATGGTTGCAGCGAATCAAATCACTACCAAGGAGTCCATCAGCTTGacaagttgtttgtttttttgggtcaATAGAAATGGTTTTGTTAACTGTCCCAAATGTATTGTTCAACTCGAGTGGGGCGTATGGTCCGTACGCCCTAAACCTAGGGCCCGTCTTCCATTCGCCGTCTTTACGGCGGTCCCATAGGCAGGACGGACGATGTACTTTTGGATTGGTGAACTTTGCGATCTTCACGAGAGCGACGTTGTTTTCTGGACGTCCTTGAACATATTTCGGGGACACATAAACATCCTCCACGACGATACGTTCTTTGCGATCATAAGAGACATACGATGGATCGCCGCGGTTAGTTGTGACACAGGATGCGGACGTTAGCAGATACTGGTAGTCGATCAGCGTGGCTCCACATTCGTACAAGGACGGCGCAGTGTCGTCCCAGATTAATCCAAACCGCTGAAACGGGGTGTGCCTTTCAAAATCAACTGTGGTTAAATTTCTAGGTCGTAAGCACGTCAAACCTTTCGAACATTCTGAAAGTAACGGAATATAAGACCTTGGGCAGCTGATTCTAATGCTGTTTGGTACTAAGTCTTACCTCCATAGGACAGAGTTTGGTTCACCTCTTGTTCGATCCATTCGAT
Coding sequences:
- the LOC128277136 gene encoding serine protease Hayan-like → FGEGRSPTLMRAEVDKIELSSCAERIVTSRRQMPDGFRDDQFCAVGDDMDTCEGDSGGPIGVKRLTVGGFVVPLVVGVVSFGTPCTAGSTGVYTKISSYIEWIEQEVNQTLSYGECSKGLTCLRPRNLTTVDFERHTPFQRFGLIWDDTAPSLYECGATLIDYQYLLTSASCVTTNRGDPSYVSYDRKERIVVEDVYVSPKYVQGRPENNVALVKIAKFTNPKVHRPSCLWDRRKDGEWKTGPRFRAYGPYAPLELNNTFGTVNKTISIDPKKQTTCQADGLLGSDLIRCNHEVNMAPGVCSMDYGAAVTNVRKIEEDPNYIYGVVSSLSKDCGSNLVMTDVTPHIDWIESIIIRRRHEMLTFSD